A single window of Gymnogyps californianus isolate 813 chromosome 16, ASM1813914v2, whole genome shotgun sequence DNA harbors:
- the VPS33A gene encoding vacuolar protein sorting-associated protein 33A isoform X3 — protein sequence MAAHLSSGRVNLTALREAGRRELRQFLDKCAGSKAIVWDEYLTGPFGLIAQYSLLKEHEVEKMVTLKPGRLPQADVKNVIFFVRPKLELMDIITDNVLREDRGRSPQRDFHILFVPRRSLLCEQWLKEQGVLGSFIHREQYSLDLIPVDGDLLSMESESAFKECYLESDQTSLYHAAKGLMTLQALYGTIPQIFGKGECARHVANMMIRMKREFPGSQNSIFPVFDTLLLLDRNVDLLTPLATQLTYEGLIDEIYGIQNTSEDFFDNLTVEQEFMSGIDTDKANNYIEDCIAQKHPLIKILRLVCLQSVCNSGLKQKVLDHYKREILQTYGYEHILTLNNLEKAGLLKLQTSGRNNYPTIRKTLRLWMDDVNEQNPNDISYVYSGYAPLSVRLAQLLARPGWRSIEEVLKMLPGPHFEERQQLPTGLQKKRQHGENRVTLVFFLGGVTYAEIAALRFLSQMEDGGTEYVIATTKLINGTSWIKSLMEKLEPAPF from the exons ATGGCGGCGCACCTGAGCTCGGGGCGCGTCAACCTGACGGCGCTGCGCGAGGCGGGGCGCAGGGAGCTCCGCCAGTTCCTCGACAAGTGCGCGGGCTCCAAG GCGATCGTGTGGGACGAGTACCTGACCGGGCCCTTCGGGCTGATCGCGCAGTACTCGCTCCTGAAG GAACATGAGGTGGAAAAGATGGTCACGCTCAAGCCGGGCCGCCTGCCCCAGGCTGACGTCAAGAACGTCATCTTCTTCGTCAGGCCCAAGCTAGAGCTGATGGACATCATTACGGACAACGTGCTCAG GGAAGACAGAGGCCGCTCTCCCCAGAGGGATTTCCACATCCTCTTCGTGCCGCGCCGCAGCTTGCTCTGCGAGCAGTGGCTGAAGGAGCAGGGCGTGCTGGGGTCCTTCATCCACCGAGAGCAGTACAGCCTGGACCTCATACCCGTCGATGGAGACCTGCTGTCCATGGAGTCTGAGAGCGCATTCAAG GAATGTTACCTGGAGAGCGACCAGACAAGTCTGTACCATGCGGCAAAGGGGCTGATGACACTGCAGGCTCTCTACGGAACCATCCCGCAGATTTTTGGGAAGGGCGAGTGTGCCCGG cacGTGGCTAATATGATGATCAGGATGAAGCGCGAGTTCCCCGGAAGCCAGAATTCGATATTTCCCGTCTTTGATACCCTCTTGTTGCTGGATCGCAACGTTGATCTGCTGACGCCGTTAGCTACGCAGCTGACGTACGAAGGGCTGATAGATGAAATCTATGGAATTCAGAACA CATCTGAAGATTTCTTTGATAATTTAACAGTGGAACAAGAGTTCATGTCTGGAATAGACACAGACAAG gctaACAATTATATTGAAGACTGCATAGCTCAAAAACATCCATTAATCAAGATCTTGCGTCTCGTTTGCTTGCAATCTGTATGCAATAGTGGACTGAAGCAGAAGGTTCTGGACCATTACAAAAGAGAGATTCTCCAG ACTTACGGCTATGAACATATATTGACCTTAAACAACTTAGAAAAGGCTGGACTCCTGAAACTTCAGACAAGCGGTAGGAATAACTACCCAACAATCAGGAAAACCCTGCGCTTATGGATGGATGATGTTAATGAACAG AACCCCAACGATATCTCCTACGTGTACAGTGGCTACGCTCCGCTGAGCGTACGTCTGGCACAGCTACTGGCTCGGCCAGGGTGGCGGAGCATAGAGGAGGTTTTAAAGATGCTGCCGGGTCCCCATTTTGAGGAGAGGCAGCAGTTACCTACTGGCCTTCAAAAAAAGC GTCAACACGGTGAGAACCGAGTCACTCTGGTGTTCTTCCTGGGAGGTGTAACATACGCAGAAATTGCTGCACTAAGATTTCTGTCCCAAATGGAAGATGGAGGCACAGAGTACGTCATTGCCACTACAAAACTGATCAATGGAACAAGCTGGATCAAATCCTTGATGGAAAAACTGGAGCCTGCCCCTTTCTAG
- the VPS33A gene encoding vacuolar protein sorting-associated protein 33A isoform X5 produces MAAHLSSGRVNLTALREAGRRELRQFLDKCAGSKAIVWDEYLTGPFGLIAQYSLLKEHEVEKMVTLKPGRLPQADVKNVIFFVRPKLELMDIITDNVLREDRGRSPQRDFHILFVPRRSLLCEQWLKEQGVLGSFIHREQYSLDLIPVDGDLLSMESESAFKECYLESDQTSLYHAAKGLMTLQALYGTIPQIFGKGECARHVANMMIRMKREFPGSQNSIFPVFDTLLLLDRNVDLLTPLATQLTYEGLIDEIYGIQNTYVKLPPEKFAPKKQGEGGKDLPTEPKKLQLNSAEELYAEIRDKNFNAVGSVLSKKAKIISAAFELQQEASNPNEIQTSGLL; encoded by the exons ATGGCGGCGCACCTGAGCTCGGGGCGCGTCAACCTGACGGCGCTGCGCGAGGCGGGGCGCAGGGAGCTCCGCCAGTTCCTCGACAAGTGCGCGGGCTCCAAG GCGATCGTGTGGGACGAGTACCTGACCGGGCCCTTCGGGCTGATCGCGCAGTACTCGCTCCTGAAG GAACATGAGGTGGAAAAGATGGTCACGCTCAAGCCGGGCCGCCTGCCCCAGGCTGACGTCAAGAACGTCATCTTCTTCGTCAGGCCCAAGCTAGAGCTGATGGACATCATTACGGACAACGTGCTCAG GGAAGACAGAGGCCGCTCTCCCCAGAGGGATTTCCACATCCTCTTCGTGCCGCGCCGCAGCTTGCTCTGCGAGCAGTGGCTGAAGGAGCAGGGCGTGCTGGGGTCCTTCATCCACCGAGAGCAGTACAGCCTGGACCTCATACCCGTCGATGGAGACCTGCTGTCCATGGAGTCTGAGAGCGCATTCAAG GAATGTTACCTGGAGAGCGACCAGACAAGTCTGTACCATGCGGCAAAGGGGCTGATGACACTGCAGGCTCTCTACGGAACCATCCCGCAGATTTTTGGGAAGGGCGAGTGTGCCCGG cacGTGGCTAATATGATGATCAGGATGAAGCGCGAGTTCCCCGGAAGCCAGAATTCGATATTTCCCGTCTTTGATACCCTCTTGTTGCTGGATCGCAACGTTGATCTGCTGACGCCGTTAGCTACGCAGCTGACGTACGAAGGGCTGATAGATGAAATCTATGGAATTCAGAACA CTTATGTGAAACTCCCTCCTGAGAAGTTTGCCCCGAAGAAGCAGGGTGAGGGTGGGAAAGATCTCCCCACAGAACCCAAGAAGCTCCAGCTGAACTCTGCTGAAGAGCTGTACGCTGAAATCCGAGACAAGAACTTCAATGCTGTGGGGTCAGTGCTGAGCAAGAAAGCCAAGATCATCTCAGCAGCCTTTGAG ttGCAGCAAGAGGCAAGTAACCCAAATGAAATACAGACCTCTGGACTGCTCTGA
- the VPS33A gene encoding vacuolar protein sorting-associated protein 33A isoform X1, with the protein MAAHLSSGRVNLTALREAGRRELRQFLDKCAGSKAIVWDEYLTGPFGLIAQYSLLKEHEVEKMVTLKPGRLPQADVKNVIFFVRPKLELMDIITDNVLREDRGRSPQRDFHILFVPRRSLLCEQWLKEQGVLGSFIHREQYSLDLIPVDGDLLSMESESAFKECYLESDQTSLYHAAKGLMTLQALYGTIPQIFGKGECARHVANMMIRMKREFPGSQNSIFPVFDTLLLLDRNVDLLTPLATQLTYEGLIDEIYGIQNTYVKLPPEKFAPKKQGEGGKDLPTEPKKLQLNSAEELYAEIRDKNFNAVGSVLSKKAKIISAAFEERHHAKTVGEIKQFVSQLPHMQAARSSLANHTSIAELIKDITTSEDFFDNLTVEQEFMSGIDTDKANNYIEDCIAQKHPLIKILRLVCLQSVCNSGLKQKVLDHYKREILQTYGYEHILTLNNLEKAGLLKLQTSGRNNYPTIRKTLRLWMDDVNEQNPNDISYVYSGYAPLSVRLAQLLARPGWRSIEEVLKMLPGPHFEERQQLPTGLQKKRQHGENRVTLVFFLGGVTYAEIAALRFLSQMEDGGTEYVIATTKLINGTSWIKSLMEKLEPAPF; encoded by the exons ATGGCGGCGCACCTGAGCTCGGGGCGCGTCAACCTGACGGCGCTGCGCGAGGCGGGGCGCAGGGAGCTCCGCCAGTTCCTCGACAAGTGCGCGGGCTCCAAG GCGATCGTGTGGGACGAGTACCTGACCGGGCCCTTCGGGCTGATCGCGCAGTACTCGCTCCTGAAG GAACATGAGGTGGAAAAGATGGTCACGCTCAAGCCGGGCCGCCTGCCCCAGGCTGACGTCAAGAACGTCATCTTCTTCGTCAGGCCCAAGCTAGAGCTGATGGACATCATTACGGACAACGTGCTCAG GGAAGACAGAGGCCGCTCTCCCCAGAGGGATTTCCACATCCTCTTCGTGCCGCGCCGCAGCTTGCTCTGCGAGCAGTGGCTGAAGGAGCAGGGCGTGCTGGGGTCCTTCATCCACCGAGAGCAGTACAGCCTGGACCTCATACCCGTCGATGGAGACCTGCTGTCCATGGAGTCTGAGAGCGCATTCAAG GAATGTTACCTGGAGAGCGACCAGACAAGTCTGTACCATGCGGCAAAGGGGCTGATGACACTGCAGGCTCTCTACGGAACCATCCCGCAGATTTTTGGGAAGGGCGAGTGTGCCCGG cacGTGGCTAATATGATGATCAGGATGAAGCGCGAGTTCCCCGGAAGCCAGAATTCGATATTTCCCGTCTTTGATACCCTCTTGTTGCTGGATCGCAACGTTGATCTGCTGACGCCGTTAGCTACGCAGCTGACGTACGAAGGGCTGATAGATGAAATCTATGGAATTCAGAACA CTTATGTGAAACTCCCTCCTGAGAAGTTTGCCCCGAAGAAGCAGGGTGAGGGTGGGAAAGATCTCCCCACAGAACCCAAGAAGCTCCAGCTGAACTCTGCTGAAGAGCTGTACGCTGAAATCCGAGACAAGAACTTCAATGCTGTGGGGTCAGTGCTGAGCAAGAAAGCCAAGATCATCTCAGCAGCCTTTGAG GAAAGACACCACGCAAAAACTGTTGGAGAGATTAAGCAGTTTGTCTCACAGTTGCCACACATGCAGGCAGCAAGAAGTTCTCTAGCAAACCACACCTCCATTGCAGAACTCATCAAAGACATCACCA CATCTGAAGATTTCTTTGATAATTTAACAGTGGAACAAGAGTTCATGTCTGGAATAGACACAGACAAG gctaACAATTATATTGAAGACTGCATAGCTCAAAAACATCCATTAATCAAGATCTTGCGTCTCGTTTGCTTGCAATCTGTATGCAATAGTGGACTGAAGCAGAAGGTTCTGGACCATTACAAAAGAGAGATTCTCCAG ACTTACGGCTATGAACATATATTGACCTTAAACAACTTAGAAAAGGCTGGACTCCTGAAACTTCAGACAAGCGGTAGGAATAACTACCCAACAATCAGGAAAACCCTGCGCTTATGGATGGATGATGTTAATGAACAG AACCCCAACGATATCTCCTACGTGTACAGTGGCTACGCTCCGCTGAGCGTACGTCTGGCACAGCTACTGGCTCGGCCAGGGTGGCGGAGCATAGAGGAGGTTTTAAAGATGCTGCCGGGTCCCCATTTTGAGGAGAGGCAGCAGTTACCTACTGGCCTTCAAAAAAAGC GTCAACACGGTGAGAACCGAGTCACTCTGGTGTTCTTCCTGGGAGGTGTAACATACGCAGAAATTGCTGCACTAAGATTTCTGTCCCAAATGGAAGATGGAGGCACAGAGTACGTCATTGCCACTACAAAACTGATCAATGGAACAAGCTGGATCAAATCCTTGATGGAAAAACTGGAGCCTGCCCCTTTCTAG
- the VPS33A gene encoding vacuolar protein sorting-associated protein 33A isoform X2, whose product MAAHLSSGRVNLTALREAGRRELRQFLDKCAGSKAIVWDEYLTGPFGLIAQYSLLKEHEVEKMVTLKPGRLPQADVKNVIFFVRPKLELMDIITDNVLREDRGRSPQRDFHILFVPRRSLLCEQWLKEQGVLGSFIHREQYSLDLIPVDGDLLSMESESAFKHVANMMIRMKREFPGSQNSIFPVFDTLLLLDRNVDLLTPLATQLTYEGLIDEIYGIQNTYVKLPPEKFAPKKQGEGGKDLPTEPKKLQLNSAEELYAEIRDKNFNAVGSVLSKKAKIISAAFEERHHAKTVGEIKQFVSQLPHMQAARSSLANHTSIAELIKDITTSEDFFDNLTVEQEFMSGIDTDKANNYIEDCIAQKHPLIKILRLVCLQSVCNSGLKQKVLDHYKREILQTYGYEHILTLNNLEKAGLLKLQTSGRNNYPTIRKTLRLWMDDVNEQNPNDISYVYSGYAPLSVRLAQLLARPGWRSIEEVLKMLPGPHFEERQQLPTGLQKKRQHGENRVTLVFFLGGVTYAEIAALRFLSQMEDGGTEYVIATTKLINGTSWIKSLMEKLEPAPF is encoded by the exons ATGGCGGCGCACCTGAGCTCGGGGCGCGTCAACCTGACGGCGCTGCGCGAGGCGGGGCGCAGGGAGCTCCGCCAGTTCCTCGACAAGTGCGCGGGCTCCAAG GCGATCGTGTGGGACGAGTACCTGACCGGGCCCTTCGGGCTGATCGCGCAGTACTCGCTCCTGAAG GAACATGAGGTGGAAAAGATGGTCACGCTCAAGCCGGGCCGCCTGCCCCAGGCTGACGTCAAGAACGTCATCTTCTTCGTCAGGCCCAAGCTAGAGCTGATGGACATCATTACGGACAACGTGCTCAG GGAAGACAGAGGCCGCTCTCCCCAGAGGGATTTCCACATCCTCTTCGTGCCGCGCCGCAGCTTGCTCTGCGAGCAGTGGCTGAAGGAGCAGGGCGTGCTGGGGTCCTTCATCCACCGAGAGCAGTACAGCCTGGACCTCATACCCGTCGATGGAGACCTGCTGTCCATGGAGTCTGAGAGCGCATTCAAG cacGTGGCTAATATGATGATCAGGATGAAGCGCGAGTTCCCCGGAAGCCAGAATTCGATATTTCCCGTCTTTGATACCCTCTTGTTGCTGGATCGCAACGTTGATCTGCTGACGCCGTTAGCTACGCAGCTGACGTACGAAGGGCTGATAGATGAAATCTATGGAATTCAGAACA CTTATGTGAAACTCCCTCCTGAGAAGTTTGCCCCGAAGAAGCAGGGTGAGGGTGGGAAAGATCTCCCCACAGAACCCAAGAAGCTCCAGCTGAACTCTGCTGAAGAGCTGTACGCTGAAATCCGAGACAAGAACTTCAATGCTGTGGGGTCAGTGCTGAGCAAGAAAGCCAAGATCATCTCAGCAGCCTTTGAG GAAAGACACCACGCAAAAACTGTTGGAGAGATTAAGCAGTTTGTCTCACAGTTGCCACACATGCAGGCAGCAAGAAGTTCTCTAGCAAACCACACCTCCATTGCAGAACTCATCAAAGACATCACCA CATCTGAAGATTTCTTTGATAATTTAACAGTGGAACAAGAGTTCATGTCTGGAATAGACACAGACAAG gctaACAATTATATTGAAGACTGCATAGCTCAAAAACATCCATTAATCAAGATCTTGCGTCTCGTTTGCTTGCAATCTGTATGCAATAGTGGACTGAAGCAGAAGGTTCTGGACCATTACAAAAGAGAGATTCTCCAG ACTTACGGCTATGAACATATATTGACCTTAAACAACTTAGAAAAGGCTGGACTCCTGAAACTTCAGACAAGCGGTAGGAATAACTACCCAACAATCAGGAAAACCCTGCGCTTATGGATGGATGATGTTAATGAACAG AACCCCAACGATATCTCCTACGTGTACAGTGGCTACGCTCCGCTGAGCGTACGTCTGGCACAGCTACTGGCTCGGCCAGGGTGGCGGAGCATAGAGGAGGTTTTAAAGATGCTGCCGGGTCCCCATTTTGAGGAGAGGCAGCAGTTACCTACTGGCCTTCAAAAAAAGC GTCAACACGGTGAGAACCGAGTCACTCTGGTGTTCTTCCTGGGAGGTGTAACATACGCAGAAATTGCTGCACTAAGATTTCTGTCCCAAATGGAAGATGGAGGCACAGAGTACGTCATTGCCACTACAAAACTGATCAATGGAACAAGCTGGATCAAATCCTTGATGGAAAAACTGGAGCCTGCCCCTTTCTAG
- the VPS33A gene encoding vacuolar protein sorting-associated protein 33A isoform X4: MAAHLSSGRVNLTALREAGRRELRQFLDKCAGSKAIVWDEYLTGPFGLIAQYSLLKEHEVEKMVTLKPGRLPQADVKNVIFFVRPKLELMDIITDNVLREDRGRSPQRDFHILFVPRRSLLCEQWLKEQGVLGSFIHREQYSLDLIPVDGDLLSMESESAFKECYLESDQTSLYHAAKGLMTLQALYGTIPQIFGKGECARHVANMMIRMKREFPGSQNSIFPVFDTLLLLDRNVDLLTPLATQLTYEGLIDEIYGIQNTYVKLPPEKFAPKKQGEGGKDLPTEPKKLQLNSAEELYAEIRDKNFNAVGSVLSKKAKIISAAFEERHHAKTVGEIKQFVSQLPHMQAARSSLANHTSIAELIKDITTSEDFFDNLTVEQEFMSGIDTDKANNYIEDCIAQKHPLIKILRLVCLQSVCNSGLKQKVLDHYKREILQTYGYEHILTLNNLEKAGLLKLQTSGRNNYPTIRKTLRLWMDDVNEQ; this comes from the exons ATGGCGGCGCACCTGAGCTCGGGGCGCGTCAACCTGACGGCGCTGCGCGAGGCGGGGCGCAGGGAGCTCCGCCAGTTCCTCGACAAGTGCGCGGGCTCCAAG GCGATCGTGTGGGACGAGTACCTGACCGGGCCCTTCGGGCTGATCGCGCAGTACTCGCTCCTGAAG GAACATGAGGTGGAAAAGATGGTCACGCTCAAGCCGGGCCGCCTGCCCCAGGCTGACGTCAAGAACGTCATCTTCTTCGTCAGGCCCAAGCTAGAGCTGATGGACATCATTACGGACAACGTGCTCAG GGAAGACAGAGGCCGCTCTCCCCAGAGGGATTTCCACATCCTCTTCGTGCCGCGCCGCAGCTTGCTCTGCGAGCAGTGGCTGAAGGAGCAGGGCGTGCTGGGGTCCTTCATCCACCGAGAGCAGTACAGCCTGGACCTCATACCCGTCGATGGAGACCTGCTGTCCATGGAGTCTGAGAGCGCATTCAAG GAATGTTACCTGGAGAGCGACCAGACAAGTCTGTACCATGCGGCAAAGGGGCTGATGACACTGCAGGCTCTCTACGGAACCATCCCGCAGATTTTTGGGAAGGGCGAGTGTGCCCGG cacGTGGCTAATATGATGATCAGGATGAAGCGCGAGTTCCCCGGAAGCCAGAATTCGATATTTCCCGTCTTTGATACCCTCTTGTTGCTGGATCGCAACGTTGATCTGCTGACGCCGTTAGCTACGCAGCTGACGTACGAAGGGCTGATAGATGAAATCTATGGAATTCAGAACA CTTATGTGAAACTCCCTCCTGAGAAGTTTGCCCCGAAGAAGCAGGGTGAGGGTGGGAAAGATCTCCCCACAGAACCCAAGAAGCTCCAGCTGAACTCTGCTGAAGAGCTGTACGCTGAAATCCGAGACAAGAACTTCAATGCTGTGGGGTCAGTGCTGAGCAAGAAAGCCAAGATCATCTCAGCAGCCTTTGAG GAAAGACACCACGCAAAAACTGTTGGAGAGATTAAGCAGTTTGTCTCACAGTTGCCACACATGCAGGCAGCAAGAAGTTCTCTAGCAAACCACACCTCCATTGCAGAACTCATCAAAGACATCACCA CATCTGAAGATTTCTTTGATAATTTAACAGTGGAACAAGAGTTCATGTCTGGAATAGACACAGACAAG gctaACAATTATATTGAAGACTGCATAGCTCAAAAACATCCATTAATCAAGATCTTGCGTCTCGTTTGCTTGCAATCTGTATGCAATAGTGGACTGAAGCAGAAGGTTCTGGACCATTACAAAAGAGAGATTCTCCAG ACTTACGGCTATGAACATATATTGACCTTAAACAACTTAGAAAAGGCTGGACTCCTGAAACTTCAGACAAGCGGTAGGAATAACTACCCAACAATCAGGAAAACCCTGCGCTTATGGATGGATGATGTTAATGAACAG TAG